A single region of the Thermodesulfatator indicus DSM 15286 genome encodes:
- a CDS encoding UvrD-helicase domain-containing protein — MNSPFILRIEASAGAGKTYRLTSRFLELLASLPPSPANLRSIVAITFTNKAAAEMKERLIKALKSIALETSYGKSLASQTKLSPEVAHKWLKIIFENFNDLQVRTIDSLIFSILRGVALEAGLRPDLEAELKEDILLARAYDRLLLSLREGESDIRNVFREVLLTFLEIETRSGFNPEKSIRKTLLDLFRYELKGKSLAGVKEDYLLEELAQSVEQAAKDFLAVVQEEGLVFRYSSWEEKFLDPLGHFNATPFHKDYARELFKSRFIPEKVEKRYTEFKERLEEYLLARAIVRLIPYARLYEKLKNELERLRRQEGLIHGGGWIELVEKFLREEGVPLVYCKLGSRFRHFLIDEFQDTSQQQWSALKPLVEEALSQGGTLTYVGDIKQAIYVWRGGDPRLFNLVPQELPAELIDEPLPFNWRAKEALVSFNNSFFELLAEEKHARNIAFKMLHPEEDRKRRNLASSHAEELAKFICNTFSRANQKLPEKKPGGQVKIIFYEGDTRQAQEEALKEKLKDILQEKRSLIGQKSLAILVRTNNQAEDMACLLFEMGIPAVTENALRLTSSPVIKALISLLSFLDYPYDNVALAGFLRSPVAKGFLNLPEEFWLEAGKKGCLKDSCAEFDKEGFKNYLEPLLAKAGFLSPYDLVREIMFLFKVYERFPAEEAFLHRFLSLVLAFEQEGAGLSSFLEHWEEKAPEERLGLPEEVAAVRVLTIHAAKGLEFDVVFLPFIHWEIKTSKLVSLEEGTLAYVQKPYPQPVKEKILRERAAQALENLNLLYVAFTRAKEELFVFVPEKKAPREQFGTGDIVRTFLNELGFRNAS; from the coding sequence ATGAATAGCCCTTTTATTTTGAGAATAGAGGCTTCTGCAGGAGCGGGAAAGACTTATAGGCTCACCAGCCGGTTTCTTGAACTTTTGGCTAGCCTTCCTCCGAGCCCGGCCAATTTGCGTTCCATAGTGGCTATCACTTTTACCAACAAGGCTGCGGCTGAAATGAAAGAACGGCTTATAAAGGCCTTAAAGAGTATTGCCCTTGAAACTTCTTACGGTAAAAGCCTTGCTTCCCAAACTAAGCTTTCGCCTGAAGTTGCTCATAAGTGGCTAAAAATAATTTTTGAAAACTTCAACGACCTCCAGGTGCGTACCATCGATTCCTTGATTTTTAGTATTTTGAGGGGAGTGGCCCTTGAGGCAGGCCTTAGGCCAGACCTTGAGGCCGAATTGAAAGAAGATATCCTCTTAGCCAGGGCCTACGACCGTTTACTTCTTTCCTTACGCGAAGGAGAAAGTGATATTCGCAATGTTTTTCGTGAAGTGCTTTTGACTTTCCTAGAGATAGAAACCAGAAGCGGCTTTAACCCGGAAAAGTCTATTCGTAAAACCTTACTCGATCTCTTTCGCTACGAACTAAAAGGCAAATCCCTTGCTGGAGTAAAAGAAGATTACCTTCTTGAAGAACTGGCCCAAAGTGTTGAACAGGCTGCCAAGGACTTTTTAGCCGTGGTTCAAGAGGAGGGGCTCGTTTTCAGGTATTCTTCCTGGGAAGAAAAATTCCTCGACCCCCTTGGCCACTTTAACGCTACTCCGTTTCATAAAGATTATGCCAGAGAATTATTTAAAAGCCGTTTTATCCCTGAAAAAGTTGAAAAACGCTATACGGAATTTAAAGAAAGGCTTGAAGAATATCTTTTGGCGCGGGCCATCGTAAGGCTTATACCTTATGCCCGTTTATACGAGAAACTAAAAAATGAACTTGAACGTTTGCGCCGCCAAGAAGGCCTCATTCACGGCGGTGGCTGGATAGAATTAGTAGAAAAATTCTTGCGCGAAGAAGGAGTCCCCCTCGTTTACTGTAAACTTGGGTCCAGATTTAGACATTTTTTGATAGACGAATTTCAGGATACCAGCCAGCAACAGTGGTCTGCCTTAAAACCATTGGTAGAAGAGGCTTTGAGCCAGGGGGGCACCTTAACTTACGTGGGTGACATAAAACAAGCCATTTATGTTTGGCGAGGAGGCGATCCTAGGCTTTTTAATCTGGTGCCTCAGGAACTACCTGCTGAGTTAATAGATGAACCCCTACCTTTTAACTGGCGCGCTAAAGAGGCGCTGGTGTCCTTTAATAACAGTTTTTTTGAGCTCCTTGCTGAAGAAAAACACGCTCGAAACATTGCCTTTAAAATGCTTCATCCAGAAGAAGACCGTAAACGAAGGAACTTGGCCAGTTCGCACGCTGAGGAACTGGCCAAATTTATTTGTAACACCTTTTCTCGGGCAAACCAAAAACTTCCCGAAAAAAAGCCAGGCGGCCAGGTGAAAATTATCTTTTATGAGGGTGATACACGCCAGGCCCAAGAAGAAGCTTTAAAAGAAAAGTTGAAAGACATTTTGCAAGAAAAACGTTCTCTTATTGGCCAAAAAAGTCTGGCCATTTTGGTGCGCACTAACAACCAGGCTGAAGATATGGCCTGCCTTCTTTTTGAAATGGGTATCCCCGCGGTGACTGAAAATGCCTTACGCCTTACCAGTTCTCCCGTGATTAAGGCTTTAATTTCGCTCCTTTCTTTTCTAGACTATCCTTATGATAACGTGGCCCTTGCGGGTTTTTTGAGGAGCCCTGTGGCCAAAGGTTTTTTAAATCTTCCAGAAGAATTTTGGCTAGAGGCTGGTAAAAAAGGCTGTCTAAAAGACTCTTGTGCAGAATTTGATAAAGAAGGCTTTAAAAACTATCTTGAACCATTGCTGGCCAAGGCGGGTTTTCTTTCCCCTTATGATTTGGTACGCGAAATAATGTTTCTTTTTAAAGTTTACGAGCGTTTTCCTGCTGAGGAGGCCTTTTTACACCGGTTTTTATCTCTGGTCTTAGCTTTTGAACAAGAGGGAGCAGGGCTTTCTTCTTTTCTTGAACACTGGGAAGAAAAGGCTCCCGAAGAGCGTTTGGGGCTTCCGGAAGAGGTTGCTGCTGTGCGTGTTTTGACCATTCACGCAGCCAAAGGCCTTGAGTTTGACGTTGTGTTTCTCCCCTTTATTCATTGGGAAATTAAGACTTCAAAGCTTGTTTCCCTTGAAGAGGGGACCTTGGCCTACGTACAAAAACCTTATCCTCAGCCCGTAAAAGAAAAGATTTTACGTGAAAGAGCGGCTCAGGCCTTGGAAAATTTAAATCTTCTTTACGTGGCTTTTACCCGGGCCAAAGAGGAGCTCTTCGTTTTTGTACCTGAAAAAAAGGCTCCAAGAGAACAGTTCGGTACAGGAGATATCGTAAGAACCTTTTTAAACGAATTGGGGTTTAGAAATGCGTCTTAA
- a CDS encoding DUF4139 domain-containing protein codes for MKKLFWVYFLIIIILPSSAKAKVKEIEIYQHKIFIVEEFPLKAGLNRLILAKEVSPEEINFRASSGLRLISISLEKVSKKDLLSLNVKKLREKLDALERDIETLNREISLVEDALKGKRETPSPQVFESYHQVWKKLFIAKLAKEKERETLKKQLKELESQIVSLNTSALIIQVKGQGSFQVRYPAGKLISWRENYECLLNTQDKELFLRAMGLITQKSGNSWPGVKIIFYPRGEDFAVLKPPPFTPWIVDEFSPRPKLLLRKTVEAVKEIKREKSPGNIWERVTVSYVDLPSGKPTAISLGEETFKVEKFLLEAPVYAVNKAFFRADLIPDRSFPRLKARFYLDGALVGEGEIGPLNPGISQKVYFGPASLIEIKRVVLKDVKGDSFFGKKTRLREVKTVFINHYDRPFDLEIIDKVPISRKKEVKIKAQANPPWQEKHPDGKVIWRFNLPPNGKQEIILRVEIKRPKDE; via the coding sequence GTGAAAAAGCTTTTTTGGGTCTATTTTCTAATAATAATTATTCTGCCTAGTTCTGCTAAAGCCAAAGTAAAAGAAATAGAGATTTACCAGCATAAAATTTTTATCGTAGAAGAATTCCCTTTAAAAGCCGGGCTTAACCGTCTGATTCTGGCCAAAGAAGTCTCACCTGAGGAAATAAATTTTAGGGCCTCTTCGGGATTAAGGCTCATCTCCATTTCTCTTGAAAAAGTTTCCAAAAAAGATCTTCTAAGTCTTAATGTAAAAAAACTCAGAGAAAAACTTGATGCCTTAGAAAGAGATATAGAGACCTTGAACCGAGAAATATCTCTGGTTGAAGACGCCTTAAAAGGAAAGAGAGAAACGCCTTCCCCGCAGGTTTTTGAAAGCTATCACCAGGTGTGGAAAAAGCTTTTTATAGCTAAGCTTGCCAAAGAAAAAGAGAGAGAAACACTAAAAAAACAGCTTAAAGAACTTGAAAGTCAAATAGTTTCTCTTAACACCTCAGCGTTAATAATTCAGGTAAAAGGGCAGGGGAGCTTTCAAGTGCGCTATCCTGCTGGAAAGCTCATCTCCTGGCGCGAAAATTATGAATGTTTACTAAATACCCAGGATAAAGAACTCTTTCTCAGGGCCATGGGTTTAATTACCCAAAAGAGCGGTAACTCTTGGCCTGGAGTAAAGATAATCTTTTATCCCCGTGGGGAAGATTTTGCTGTGCTAAAACCTCCTCCCTTTACTCCCTGGATAGTAGATGAATTTTCTCCTCGGCCTAAGCTCCTTTTACGAAAGACTGTAGAGGCCGTAAAAGAAATAAAAAGAGAAAAGTCTCCAGGAAATATTTGGGAAAGGGTAACAGTCTCTTATGTTGACTTACCTTCAGGTAAGCCAACTGCTATTTCTCTGGGTGAAGAAACATTTAAAGTTGAAAAATTCCTTTTAGAAGCACCGGTTTATGCGGTAAATAAAGCCTTTTTCAGGGCGGACCTAATTCCTGACAGGAGTTTTCCTCGATTAAAGGCCCGTTTTTACCTGGATGGAGCTCTCGTAGGGGAGGGGGAAATCGGCCCCTTAAATCCCGGTATAAGTCAAAAAGTTTATTTCGGGCCAGCCTCTCTTATTGAAATAAAACGGGTTGTCCTAAAGGATGTCAAAGGAGATAGCTTTTTCGGTAAGAAGACCCGCTTGCGCGAGGTAAAAACTGTGTTTATCAACCACTATGATAGGCCTTTTGACCTGGAAATCATAGATAAAGTGCCAATAAGCCGAAAAAAAGAAGTAAAAATCAAAGCACAGGCTAATCCTCCCTGGCAGGAAAAACATCCTGATGGCAAGGTTATATGGCGCTTTAATCTTCCTCCTAATGGAAAACAAGAGATAATCCTTAGAGTGGAAATTAAACGTCCGAAAGATGAATAG
- a CDS encoding radical SAM protein: MGVCRACGRESVTISSKIGFCVRCIREKWPEIGREIEKIHRLTRKDFGLPEVPPKAPDGLPCNLCHHKCRILEGEYGYCGVWQNRQGRLIGPGRDGAYVSWYLDPLPTNCVADFVCPGGTGAGYPHFAYLPGPERGYANLAVFYEACNFNCLYCQNWHFRNRRLGGPLISSANMFADLKEHVSCVCFFGGDPGPQALHAIFWADKARELRKEKIFRVCWETNGAENFRVIKEMMRLSLGSGGCIKIDLKAASVTVHQALCGVSNKQTWENFALLAEMAEGRPELPALVASTLLVPGYVDEEELEKIASFISSLSKDIPWSLLAYYPTFYLDDLPTTSRRHVEMALAIAKKYGLKKVNIGNRHLISEAY, from the coding sequence ATGGGTGTTTGTCGTGCCTGTGGAAGGGAATCTGTCACTATTTCTTCAAAAATCGGTTTTTGTGTGCGCTGTATTCGGGAAAAATGGCCTGAAATTGGCAGAGAAATAGAAAAAATACATCGGCTTACTAGAAAGGATTTTGGCCTTCCAGAAGTCCCTCCTAAGGCCCCCGATGGGCTTCCTTGTAACTTGTGTCATCATAAATGTCGTATTCTAGAAGGTGAATACGGTTATTGTGGTGTATGGCAAAACCGCCAAGGCCGATTAATAGGTCCCGGGCGAGATGGGGCCTATGTATCCTGGTATCTTGATCCTTTACCCACCAATTGTGTGGCTGATTTTGTTTGTCCTGGCGGGACTGGGGCTGGTTATCCCCATTTTGCTTATTTGCCTGGCCCTGAGCGAGGTTACGCCAATCTAGCGGTCTTCTACGAGGCGTGTAACTTTAATTGTCTTTATTGCCAGAACTGGCATTTTAGAAACCGTAGGCTGGGAGGCCCTCTGATTTCTAGTGCCAATATGTTTGCTGACCTTAAAGAACATGTTTCTTGTGTATGTTTTTTTGGAGGAGATCCAGGGCCTCAGGCCCTTCATGCTATTTTTTGGGCAGATAAGGCTCGTGAACTCAGAAAAGAAAAAATCTTTCGCGTGTGCTGGGAAACCAATGGTGCCGAAAACTTCCGCGTTATAAAGGAAATGATGAGGCTTTCTCTCGGGTCTGGTGGCTGTATAAAAATCGACCTTAAAGCCGCCAGTGTCACAGTTCATCAAGCCCTTTGTGGTGTTTCTAATAAGCAAACCTGGGAGAATTTTGCTTTGTTAGCAGAGATGGCCGAGGGTCGCCCTGAACTTCCGGCCTTAGTTGCTTCTACTCTTCTTGTGCCAGGCTATGTCGACGAAGAAGAACTGGAAAAGATAGCGTCCTTTATCTCTTCTCTATCAAAAGATATTCCTTGGTCTCTTCTGGCTTATTACCCTACTTTTTACCTCGATGACCTTCCTACTACTTCTAGGCGTCATGTAGAAATGGCCCTGGCCATAGCCAAAAAATACGGGCTCAAAAAAGTCAATATCGGTAATCGCCATCTTATTTCCGAGGCTTATTAG
- a CDS encoding NfeD family protein, with protein MAAEKVYILPIQEAITPITNSKIEKAINKAEKEGASCLVIELDTPGGLVSTTRKIVKNILSAEVPVVVYVYPSGAHAASAGTFITLAAHIAAMAPGTNIGAAHPVTMGRGKDEEMMRKAANDLAAFAKSLAKLRGRNARWAEKAVLKSVSISAEEALKLKVIDLIAENPNDLLQKIDGRKVLLANNKEVILKTKDAKTITLKESFRDKLLRLITNPNISYILLMLGLAGLYFEFSNPGAILPGVIGALCLIFAFYSMHLLPINYAGLLLILLSGLFFFLEIKLTSYGLLALVGLLSLIFGSLMLFDQSPEGLKLAKEVLFPILGSTALFFVGITFLAAKAVLRKPTTGSEGLIGETGKTLTRVGPKGGQVFVHGEIWQAISDEEIPEDTEVVVEKVEGFRLRVKRKS; from the coding sequence TTGGCAGCAGAAAAAGTATATATTCTTCCTATTCAGGAAGCCATTACTCCTATTACTAATTCCAAAATAGAAAAAGCTATCAATAAGGCTGAGAAAGAAGGGGCTTCTTGTCTCGTAATTGAACTTGATACACCGGGTGGTCTTGTTTCTACCACTCGCAAAATAGTAAAAAATATTTTATCTGCTGAGGTCCCAGTGGTGGTTTATGTGTATCCCTCAGGGGCTCATGCTGCTTCAGCGGGAACCTTTATAACTCTGGCTGCTCATATAGCTGCTATGGCTCCGGGCACCAATATCGGTGCGGCTCATCCAGTGACTATGGGACGAGGAAAAGACGAAGAAATGATGAGAAAGGCCGCTAACGATTTAGCGGCTTTTGCCAAGTCTTTAGCTAAGCTCAGGGGGCGGAATGCACGCTGGGCGGAAAAAGCTGTGCTGAAAAGTGTTTCTATCTCTGCGGAGGAGGCCCTTAAACTAAAAGTTATTGATTTAATTGCTGAAAATCCTAACGATCTGCTACAAAAAATAGATGGCCGTAAAGTGCTTTTAGCCAACAATAAAGAAGTTATCTTAAAGACCAAAGACGCTAAAACTATAACCCTCAAAGAATCATTTAGAGATAAACTTCTTCGCCTGATAACTAACCCCAATATTTCTTATATTCTTCTCATGTTAGGTTTGGCCGGACTTTACTTTGAGTTTTCAAATCCAGGGGCTATTCTTCCAGGGGTAATAGGGGCTTTGTGTCTGATTTTTGCTTTCTATTCTATGCATCTTTTACCGATTAACTATGCTGGTTTGCTGTTGATTTTGCTCTCTGGCTTATTTTTCTTTTTAGAAATCAAGCTAACCAGTTACGGGCTTTTGGCTCTGGTCGGTTTATTAAGTCTTATTTTTGGTTCTCTGATGCTTTTTGATCAAAGTCCAGAAGGTCTTAAACTGGCCAAAGAAGTCTTGTTCCCCATACTTGGAAGCACAGCTCTCTTTTTTGTAGGTATAACTTTTTTAGCCGCTAAAGCGGTTTTGCGTAAGCCTACCACTGGGTCAGAAGGCCTTATTGGGGAAACAGGTAAAACTCTTACTCGGGTTGGCCCTAAAGGTGGACAAGTTTTTGTACACGGTGAAATCTGGCAGGCAATAAGTGATGAAGAAATCCCCGAAGACACAGAAGTAGTTGTAGAAAAAGTAGAGGGTTTTCGTTTAAGGGTAAAAAGAAAAAGCTGA
- a CDS encoding LysR family transcriptional regulator, translating into MALTLRQLEIFLAVAETGHVTTAAKKIFLTQSAVSMAISEMENILNGPLFDRQGKKLVLNDRGRFLLPHAREIVNKIRNLELLLSEPENKIVGTLHVGASTTIGNYVMPFIVSAFIEKYPDAEIKLIVGNTRQIEEQIEEGILDIGFVGGSVHSDKIDVKPWLEDRIHIIAGANHPLAQKDKVTLKDLEKARWIIREEGSGVAEIFENVIAKQLPKINVFLRLGHTEAIKKAVEAGLGITCLSVLTVCREVEHGWIKILDVPELEISHRLSMILRKDKLKTKLLSEFMNFCEVLEVCCQAQSACFTSPEQLISILSNYESLPQAQISQ; encoded by the coding sequence ATGGCTCTTACATTAAGACAACTAGAAATATTTTTGGCAGTGGCTGAAACCGGGCATGTTACCACCGCGGCTAAGAAGATTTTTTTAACCCAATCAGCGGTAAGCATGGCTATTTCAGAGATGGAAAATATTCTGAACGGCCCTCTGTTTGATAGACAGGGCAAAAAGTTGGTTTTGAACGATCGTGGAAGGTTTTTGCTGCCTCATGCCCGCGAAATAGTAAATAAAATTCGCAATTTGGAACTTCTTTTGTCAGAGCCTGAAAACAAAATTGTAGGTACCCTTCACGTAGGAGCCAGCACCACCATTGGCAATTACGTAATGCCATTTATCGTTAGTGCCTTTATAGAAAAATACCCCGATGCAGAAATCAAACTCATTGTAGGAAATACACGCCAAATTGAAGAGCAAATAGAAGAAGGCATTTTAGACATAGGTTTTGTAGGAGGCTCTGTTCATAGTGACAAAATCGATGTTAAACCCTGGCTTGAAGATCGTATTCATATAATTGCTGGGGCTAATCATCCTCTGGCCCAAAAAGATAAAGTAACCTTAAAAGACCTTGAAAAGGCCCGTTGGATTATACGTGAAGAAGGCTCTGGAGTAGCTGAAATCTTTGAAAACGTGATAGCCAAACAACTACCCAAAATAAACGTTTTCCTGCGGTTGGGTCATACAGAGGCCATTAAAAAAGCAGTTGAAGCTGGCCTTGGTATTACCTGTCTTTCGGTCCTTACAGTATGTAGAGAGGTTGAACACGGCTGGATTAAGATTCTTGATGTCCCTGAACTAGAAATAAGCCATCGTCTTTCTATGATTTTAAGAAAAGACAAGCTTAAAACCAAGCTTCTTTCAGAATTTATGAATTTCTGCGAAGTCCTTGAGGTATGTTGCCAAGCTCAAAGTGCTTGTTTTACTTCTCCTGAACAGCTCATTTCTATATTGTCAAATTATGAGAGCTTACCACAAGCACAAATAAGCCAATAA
- the recG gene encoding ATP-dependent DNA helicase RecG → MGKTNSQEEKWGAVLRPLRFVSRNDFANLNKVKNLENTLKDALARIKDTLPQEIYSQIFNLLDRLDKLSFDEKKAHLEKIFSLLEDASQETLQKVWPPLEDVYIDLETYRLYRKELSKPVQFLKGVGPKLAHKLATREVKTVEDLLFFLPRTYEDRRKMRFIGSLKTGEQAVVEGEVVLSGVVKFKRRRVFEIVISDGTGLLAAKWFHFNEKRHRETFRPGRKVILAGEISTFAGRKEMIHPEVEFPEDEKVGLHVGRILPVYPTIEGVSPKVLRRIIANAVEEYAEKAISPIPAKILNKRRLLPVPLALKGIHFPDPQDDIYILNEEKSIYHKSLAFDEFFYLELALALRKSQIARAPGIAFKPGTPRVRRFLKSLPFKLTRAQTRVLKEIEKDMTSPYPMNRLLQGDVGCGKTVVAFLAALIAIDNGYQVALMAPTEILAEQHYLNFKKYAGLIGVEIALLTGGKTAREKKEIYQGLKEGHINLVIGTHALFQEAVEFKKLGLVIVDEQHRFGVLQRAALRQKAKGLEPDTLVMTATPIPRTLAMTVYGDLDVSIIDELPAGRKPVKTYLFTAKDRQKAYEIVRQELSKGHRAYVVFPLVEESEKMDLLAATTMAEHLQKELFPDYQVGLLHGKMKPSEKEAAMAAFKEGRTQILVSTTVIEVGVDVPEATVMVIENAERFGLSQLHQLRGRVGRSARESYCLLVAHKLKPGSEALRRLKILCETTDGFRIAEEDMKIRGPGEILGTRQSGFFAFRRADPVRDYDMLVIAREEAFSLLKEDPLLENYPLLKEILMERWQERLKLSEVA, encoded by the coding sequence ATGGGAAAAACAAATTCTCAAGAAGAAAAATGGGGGGCCGTTTTACGGCCCCTTCGTTTTGTAAGTCGAAATGATTTTGCCAATCTGAATAAAGTCAAAAACCTTGAAAACACTTTAAAAGACGCCTTAGCGCGAATAAAAGACACCCTTCCTCAAGAAATTTATTCTCAAATTTTTAATCTTTTGGATCGTCTAGATAAACTTTCTTTTGACGAAAAAAAGGCCCACCTTGAAAAAATTTTTTCTTTATTAGAAGACGCCTCTCAAGAAACTCTTCAAAAAGTCTGGCCACCACTTGAAGACGTTTACATAGATCTTGAAACTTATCGCTTATACCGCAAAGAATTAAGCAAACCTGTCCAATTTTTAAAAGGAGTTGGTCCTAAACTTGCTCACAAACTTGCCACCAGGGAAGTAAAAACTGTCGAAGATTTGCTTTTTTTTCTGCCAAGAACTTATGAAGACCGTCGTAAAATGCGTTTTATCGGTAGCCTAAAAACCGGAGAACAGGCAGTAGTAGAAGGGGAGGTTGTTCTTTCGGGAGTAGTCAAATTTAAAAGACGACGGGTTTTTGAAATCGTTATCTCTGATGGTACTGGTCTTTTGGCGGCCAAATGGTTTCATTTCAACGAAAAACGACACAGAGAAACCTTTCGCCCTGGACGCAAGGTCATACTTGCAGGAGAAATCTCGACTTTTGCCGGACGCAAAGAAATGATTCATCCTGAAGTGGAATTCCCTGAAGATGAAAAAGTAGGCCTTCATGTAGGAAGAATCCTCCCCGTTTATCCCACTATAGAAGGGGTTTCACCTAAAGTTTTACGTCGCATCATAGCTAACGCTGTAGAGGAATACGCTGAAAAAGCTATAAGCCCTATCCCGGCCAAAATTCTAAATAAAAGAAGACTTTTACCCGTTCCTTTAGCCCTTAAAGGAATACATTTCCCTGACCCTCAGGATGACATTTACATTCTCAATGAAGAAAAAAGTATTTACCACAAAAGCTTGGCCTTTGACGAATTCTTTTACCTAGAACTGGCTTTGGCTTTACGCAAATCCCAAATCGCCCGGGCTCCTGGTATAGCTTTCAAGCCAGGAACTCCCCGCGTAAGAAGATTTCTTAAAAGTTTGCCCTTTAAATTAACTAGAGCTCAGACCCGCGTTTTAAAAGAAATCGAAAAAGACATGACCAGCCCCTATCCCATGAATCGTCTTCTTCAGGGAGATGTCGGGTGTGGTAAAACAGTGGTAGCTTTTCTCGCCGCCCTTATCGCCATTGATAATGGCTATCAGGTAGCCCTCATGGCTCCTACCGAAATACTTGCCGAACAACACTATCTTAACTTTAAAAAATACGCAGGGCTAATTGGCGTGGAGATAGCTCTTTTAACCGGTGGTAAAACTGCTCGCGAAAAAAAGGAAATATACCAGGGCCTAAAAGAAGGCCACATTAACCTCGTAATCGGCACCCACGCCTTGTTCCAGGAAGCCGTTGAGTTTAAAAAATTAGGCCTGGTTATAGTTGACGAACAGCACCGTTTTGGAGTTTTACAAAGAGCAGCACTTAGACAAAAGGCCAAAGGCCTTGAACCAGATACACTGGTTATGACCGCTACCCCCATTCCCCGTACCTTGGCCATGACAGTTTATGGTGACCTCGATGTCTCCATAATTGACGAATTACCAGCAGGGCGAAAGCCAGTTAAGACTTATCTTTTTACCGCTAAAGATCGCCAGAAGGCCTACGAAATAGTAAGGCAAGAGCTTTCCAAAGGCCATCGGGCCTACGTTGTGTTCCCACTAGTTGAAGAATCCGAAAAGATGGATCTGCTGGCCGCTACTACAATGGCTGAACACCTGCAAAAAGAGCTTTTTCCTGATTATCAGGTAGGCCTTTTGCACGGAAAGATGAAACCTTCAGAAAAAGAAGCGGCTATGGCCGCCTTCAAAGAAGGCCGAACCCAGATTCTTGTCTCCACCACAGTTATTGAGGTGGGCGTAGATGTACCTGAAGCCACAGTTATGGTTATTGAAAATGCTGAAAGATTTGGCCTTTCGCAGCTTCATCAGTTACGAGGCCGAGTTGGTAGAAGTGCTAGAGAATCTTATTGTCTTCTGGTGGCCCATAAGCTAAAACCAGGAAGTGAGGCCTTAAGGCGCTTAAAAATCCTCTGTGAAACCACAGATGGCTTTCGTATTGCCGAAGAAGACATGAAAATTAGAGGTCCTGGAGAAATACTTGGTACTAGACAGTCAGGCTTTTTTGCCTTTAGACGCGCTGACCCTGTAAGAGATTATGATATGCTCGTGATAGCTAGGGAAGAAGCATTTTCTCTGTTAAAAGAAGACCCATTACTAGAAAATTATCCTTTGCTTAAAGAGATTCTCATGGAAAGATGGCAGGAACGTCTAAAACTTTCAGAAGTGGCTTAG
- a CDS encoding homoserine dehydrogenase: MSIAIGIIGLGTVGSGTVKILFENQSLIKKRLGCPLIIKKIAVRDPSLPRLVEVPDTLLTTDVESLFRDPDIKIVVELIGGLEPARTFILQAIKAGKHVVTANKAVLAEYGQEIFKAAKEAGVDVAFEAAVGGGIPIIKTLKESLAGNRILSLTGIVNGTCNYILTRMTEENISFEEVLSQAQKAGYAEADPSLDIDGLDAAHKLVILTTLAYGTEVSIDDIYVEGIRNIEPTDIAFAKEFGFVTKLLAMCKETEEGLEVRVHPTLIPEKHVLASVRMAYNAFYIRGDAVGDVLLYGLGAGQLPTGSAVVSDIIDLARNVLSGGSGRVPPLSYQLSDLARLPIKPMDKVVCRYYFRFSVLDRPGVLSKIAGILGQNNISIASVIQKGREEKGPVPIVMLTHEAREASVRKALEEIDQLNIVIAPTKFLRIEKP, encoded by the coding sequence ATGAGTATCGCGATTGGCATTATAGGTTTAGGCACGGTGGGTTCAGGAACTGTAAAAATTCTTTTCGAAAATCAAAGCCTAATTAAAAAGCGCCTGGGGTGTCCATTAATAATCAAAAAAATAGCCGTAAGGGATCCCTCTTTGCCCCGCCTAGTGGAGGTACCTGATACCCTTCTTACCACCGATGTAGAAAGTCTTTTTCGTGATCCTGATATCAAAATCGTAGTAGAGCTTATTGGAGGCCTTGAGCCTGCTCGTACCTTTATTTTACAAGCCATTAAAGCTGGCAAGCACGTGGTAACGGCTAACAAGGCCGTACTTGCTGAATACGGCCAGGAGATCTTTAAAGCCGCCAAAGAAGCTGGCGTTGATGTGGCCTTTGAGGCCGCTGTAGGCGGAGGTATTCCTATCATCAAGACGTTAAAAGAGAGCCTTGCCGGGAACCGCATACTGTCTTTAACTGGTATTGTTAATGGCACGTGTAATTACATTCTTACCCGCATGACAGAAGAAAACATCTCCTTTGAAGAAGTCCTCTCTCAAGCTCAAAAGGCAGGCTATGCCGAAGCAGATCCTAGCCTTGATATCGATGGCTTGGATGCTGCTCACAAATTGGTCATTCTTACTACCCTTGCTTATGGAACTGAGGTCTCTATCGATGACATTTATGTAGAAGGGATCCGTAATATTGAACCTACAGATATTGCTTTTGCTAAAGAATTTGGCTTTGTAACCAAGCTTCTAGCCATGTGCAAAGAAACAGAAGAGGGACTTGAAGTAAGGGTACACCCCACTTTAATACCAGAAAAACACGTACTGGCTTCAGTCAGAATGGCCTACAATGCTTTTTATATAAGAGGTGATGCCGTAGGCGATGTCTTACTTTATGGTCTTGGAGCTGGGCAGCTACCTACTGGAAGTGCTGTAGTCAGTGATATTATCGATCTTGCCAGAAATGTTCTCAGTGGAGGAAGTGGACGGGTTCCACCCCTTTCATACCAGCTGAGTGATTTAGCCAGGCTTCCGATAAAGCCAATGGATAAAGTGGTTTGCCGGTATTATTTTCGTTTTTCAGTACTTGATCGTCCAGGTGTTCTCTCAAAAATAGCCGGCATATTGGGACAAAATAACATAAGCATTGCCTCGGTGATCCAAAAAGGGCGCGAAGAAAAAGGCCCTGTTCCCATTGTAATGCTTACCCATGAGGCCAGAGAGGCTTCTGTGCGCAAGGCCCTTGAAGAAATAGATCAACTTAATATAGTTATTGCTCCTACTAAGTTTTTACGCATTGAAAAACCTTAA